The genomic stretch TATCATCCAGAATTCCATTTCAAGTATGTTTGCTCTGATCCTCACATTTTAATAGCTCTCTGCTGATTTTAATAGCTCTCTTTTGATCTCTCCTGTAATTTGTACGGAGTATACTGCTATTACCTTTCAAGACAGTGGTATATATGTGCGGAATATTCAACAATCTTCACTGATTGTTTGCTAATATGtatttagttttggggactcaAAAAGTTGAAGTGTTTCAAGTTTTTAAAGTAGACTATATGGTTCAGTAAAAATGGTAGTTTTATTTCAAGTGCAGCACGATTGTTGTTCTTTTTACAAAAGCTCACTTAATTCACCCTAGTTCCAACACTCAATAGCTAGATTTTTTGTCCATCTTGAGATTTGATTTGTGCAGCTTGTTTGCATTATGTTGCTATTGGATGCGtcttaatttattgatttcCTTAAATTGATACTGCCACCAAATACTTTGTGTTTTTTTAGGATGTGATTATAGACTAAATTTGTGTAGTAAGAGTATGTCAGTGTGTACGTGTTTCTTTATTCTAcccttcaaaattcaaagttcCATGTAGGAGATAAAGAATGCAAAAAACTCAAGTGTACACTAATGGTTTAATGTAGAAGATAATGACTTAAGTAcatgaatttttgtttttaatatgaATATGTGCACTGTGATGTGATGATGGAGTGACAAGAGTGACCAACTACTGGTGTTGTCTGCTTTGGACTCATTTTCGTTATTATGCTCTTTCAAAGCATCATTGCCTTGAAGTAGTTTGCTAACAATGAatgaatatttgatattatgacTAGACAATGTAATGAGCTGAGTAGTTTTTTTGGCTTTGTTTTGTCCCTTGTCATTTGGTTTCATTTCCTAGTCGTTGGCTAACTGTTTGCTTCTTGGCTACTCTAAAAACTCTATCAGGTCTCAGTCTGAATATATTTATCATCCTCTCACAAATAAACAAAGTGAGCAGCCTACCATTCAGAAAGTGATATATATGTCTCCGCCATAAGTAGGATTTCACTTTCTACCATCTATTTAATATGAATATGTTTAGTTTCTgccaaaaataaacaaaagtaatatatattcaaatgaatCAATATCATTAGAATAGATCTCATGAGCAGCCTACCATCAGAAAGAAAATGAGTTTAACACATCTTCCTTACCGATTGAAATCaagttgttgttgttcttgttgATCCTTCACAATCTACAAGTATCTTTCAGGAAAGAAAGTCATTTTGTtaccatataaaaaaaaagagaagatttTTAGGCCATTAGGCATTCTACATATATTCAGGATGTGCTGTTTTGTTTTTTACCTTCTCATTGTTTTTACATGAAATTGAAGTGTTAATATTATGCTTTGTGGATGTAATCTACGGATTCAGGGCAAGCCGGCAAGGGGAAGAAACACGAGGAGATAGTTATTGTGTAGCTGATGCAAATACAACTAAATGAACTGTTTGGTAATTGAGCATCTGGGTAATCACAATATTGCCATCTACAAAAGATAAGCCTCAGTAGTAAGAGAAATCGCAGGGTTTGGCCTCTAAACGTCAGAGCTCGCTCATGGCGGCAAACATCAGAATTCTTTGGCTCCGCCATAAATGGCAACCATCAAATTTCGTCATGCTTTCTTCGTTCTCCAGTTCCAACCAACAAGGAAATTCCCAACAGGAATTTTCCACTAGGAGCAATTTCATTAATGATGCAAAAAGTGATGCTCGGCGGATTCTTGAAGTTCTTTATCAAGATGGTCCAGGGTTTGATACAAAAACAGCTTTAGATGATTTGCAAGTTAGGCTTTCTGGCCTTCTAGTGAGGGAGGTTCTTGTAGGGATACTGAAAACCTTAAACTATGCAGATAAGAGTAGGTGTGCCAAGATGGGGTACAAGTTCTTTTTATGGTCAGGTCAGCATGAGAACTACAAGCACACAGCAAATTCATACCATTTAATCATGAAGATTTTTGCAGAGTCAGAGGAATTCAAAGCCATGTGGAGATTAGTTGATGAGATGATTGAGAAAGGTTACTCAGTTACTGCTCGGACTTTAAACATATTGATATGTACTTGTGGTGAGGCAGGATTAGCTAGAAAAGTAGTCGAAAAGTTTATTAAGGCAAAGGTATTTAATTATAGGCCGTTCAAGCATTCATTTAATGCAATTTTACATTCCCTTTTGACTGTGAAACAGTACAGGTTGATTGAGTGGGTGTATCAGCAGATGTTGGATGAAGGCCATACACCTGATATGCTAACTTATAATATCCTCCTATGTGCAAAGTACAGGCTGGGAAAACTGGATCAATTTCACAGATTGCTTGATGAAATGGGAAGAAATGGCTTTTCACCTGATTTTCATACCTTCAATATACTTCTTCATGTCCTTGGAAAATGGGACAAACCTCTAGCAGCTGTTAATCTTTTGAATCACATGAACGAAGTTGGTTATGATCCTAGCATTCTTCACTTCACGACTTTGATTGATGGGCTCAGTCGAGCAGGCAACTTGGATGCatgcaaatatttttttgacaGGATGATCAAACAAGGGATAGTGCCTGATGTGGTGTGCTACACAGTAATGATAACTGTATACGTCATGGCTGGTGAACTTGATAAAGCCAAGGAATTATTTTCTGATATGGTTAACAAGGGGCAGCTGCCAAATGCATTTACCTACAACTCCATGATCCGTGGGCTTTGTATGTCGAGGAAATTTGAGGAGGCTTGTTTGATGTTGAAAGAAATGGAATCAAAGGGTCGTAATCCAAATTTTCTTGTGTATAGTACACTAGTGAAAAACTTGCAGAATGCTGGAAAGCTCTTGGAAGCTGACCGAGTGGTGAGATATATGGTGGAAAAGGGGTGCTATATGCCGCTTGTATCAAAAATCAGAAAATATAAAAGATGTTGAAGAGGTACCTACAGAATGAAAATCCACCCATTTTAGGAAGAATGAAATTGTTATGCTTGGTTATGGAGaatgaatttcattttccatttttacATATTGAGCAATGGAATCAAATCAAAATCTGGAATCTCAAATCCATTATGCACTCTTTCCTACATACCAAGTGGACCCATTGTGTAGGTTTATGCAAGTGTTTATCCAATTACTGTCCTGTGTACTCTAGGTATTGATCTACCATATACAAATTTTTCTGTGAGACAATATCAATCACAACTATGAAATTCTCATCAATGCACACTTGCACAGATTTCCTGCGCCTCCCTTTTCCTCACCTCCTGCTTTCTTCCTCAGAATTCGAAGACCTTGTCCATTTTTAGCATTGGCCTTGTGATC from Ipomoea triloba cultivar NCNSP0323 chromosome 12, ASM357664v1 encodes the following:
- the LOC115999152 gene encoding pentatricopeptide repeat-containing protein At1g55630-like gives rise to the protein MAANIRILWLRHKWQPSNFVMLSSFSSSNQQGNSQQEFSTRSNFINDAKSDARRILEVLYQDGPGFDTKTALDDLQVRLSGLLVREVLVGILKTLNYADKSRCAKMGYKFFLWSGQHENYKHTANSYHLIMKIFAESEEFKAMWRLVDEMIEKGYSVTARTLNILICTCGEAGLARKVVEKFIKAKVFNYRPFKHSFNAILHSLLTVKQYRLIEWVYQQMLDEGHTPDMLTYNILLCAKYRLGKLDQFHRLLDEMGRNGFSPDFHTFNILLHVLGKWDKPLAAVNLLNHMNEVGYDPSILHFTTLIDGLSRAGNLDACKYFFDRMIKQGIVPDVVCYTVMITVYVMAGELDKAKELFSDMVNKGQLPNAFTYNSMIRGLCMSRKFEEACLMLKEMESKGRNPNFLVYSTLVKNLQNAGKLLEADRVVRYMVEKGCYMPLVSKIRKYKRC